In one Halichondria panicea chromosome 4, odHalPani1.1, whole genome shotgun sequence genomic region, the following are encoded:
- the LOC135334570 gene encoding uncharacterized protein LOC135334570 isoform X3 yields MASKDATKIEVIRDEIEGTNLGLGTSDLQLIYEALFEVRAKWRPIGLELRLTPGTLDAIEQGKINPSDRLEAVLLDWLRVTIGATWEQLIDALRSALVREIRLAEKLELKYCSPETGHGEKRKYRSDDEQQLTNDIKTIEKKFANLRRESLKKKKKKKKKIVKLVSLVALLTSYRTSRAVIHKQSDMLLAEQQEDLRKAASVDEIFVIISPFWSFLDFEILEDVINKFGTESDQRDLATYFTELRKFLNTWKVEPCKISRLNDNKKSVKFCFKLDTESLAIYRDLKAAIARILKVSVYAVHLHSIEDGSIQLIFFFLGIVQLSFHECDQIAQIIPSVLKVSSIHGSTNEVLFEIRQESTGHEELEGKTIQERQQKKWYQRLFSWRTSQRAGEEDEPKTTPSPGETVEPSGQHTSVTEKDSESSPQGERWYQRLFARLSLRRSDRPTPSLLSLPSSPLEAHSSSIAPPLYPRLSSSTEDLDIEGPFYPLRLRHRFSESSDSSDDIYPQIYDPPLPYPIPPQNVIDSCPQIDDSPQRINIDKL; encoded by the exons ATGGCCTCAAAAGATGCTACTAAGATTGAAGTGATCCGGGATGAGATAGAAG GAACGAACCTAGGTTTAGGTACAAGTGATTTACAGCTTATATATGAAGCATTGTTTGAAGTGAGGGCTAAGTGGCGGCCGATAGGTCTGGAGCTGCGGTTGACTCCAGGTACCCTGGATGCAATCGAACAGGGGAAAATCAATCCGTCTGATCGATTAGAGGCAGTCCTGCTTGATTGGCTACGGGTGACAATAGGAGCCACATGGGAACAACTGATTGATGCTCTACGGTCAGCTCTGGTTCGTGAAATACGATTAGCAGAGAAGTTGGAGCTGAAATACTGTTCTCCAG AAACTGGCCACGGGGAGAAAAGGAAGTATAGGAGCGATGATGAACAGCAACTGACAAATGATATCAAAACCATTGAGAAGAAGTTTGCTAACCTGCGCCGAGAATCtttgaagaagaagaagaagaagaagaaaaagatTGTTAAATTAGTGTCCCTGGTAGCCCTCCTCACATCGTATCGAACGTCCCGTGCTGTGATTCACAAACAGAGTGACATGCTGCTTGCTGAACAGCAGGAAGATCTCAGAAAGGCTGCTAGTGTTGATGAAATCTTTGTCATTATCTCTCCATTTTGGTCGTTCCTTGATTTTGAGATTCTAGAAGACGTGATTAATAAGTTTGGAACTGAAAGTGATCAACGTGATTTGGCTACGTATTTCACTGAGCTCAGAAAGTTTCTCAACACATGGAAAGTAGAGCCTTGCAAGATCAGCCGATTGAATGATAATAAAAAAagtgttaaattttgcttCAAGCTCGACACTGAATCTCTTGCAATTTATCGTGACCTAAAGGCTGCCATTGCTAGGATTCTTAAAGTGTCTGTCTATGCTGTACACTTGCATTCAATCGAGGATGGTTCCATTCAGCTTATTTTTTTCTTCCTAGGGATAGTACAATTATCATTTCACGAGTGTGATCAAATTGCACAAATAATTCCTTCTGTGCTAAAGGTGTCATCAATTCATGGATCAACAAATGAAGTCCTCTTTGAG ATCAGACAAGAGTCTACTGGTcatgaagagttagagggaaaGACAATCCAAGAGCGCCAACAGAAAAAGTGGTATCAGCGATTATTTTCTTGGAGAACATCACAAAGAGCA GGTGAAGAGGATGAACCCAAGACTACACCATCACCAGGGGAAACGGTTGAGCCCTCAGGGCAACATACAAGTGTAACTGAGAAGGACAGTGAGTCATCACCACAGGGGGAAAGGTGGTACCAAAGATTGTTTGCAAGGCTTTCATTAAGAAGATCAGATAGGCCG ACACCATCACTATTAAGTCTACCATCATCACCATTGGAGGCACATTCAAGTTCAATTGCTCCCCCTCTTTACCCAAGGCTGTCATCATCAACAGAG GACCTTGATATTGAAGGACCTTTCTACCCTCTCAGGCTTCGGCACAGATTTTCAGAG AGCAGTGATAGCTCTGACGATATCTACCCACAGATTTATGATCCCCCTCTTCCTTACCCAATACCACCACAG AACGTAATTGATAGCTGCCCACAGATTGATGATTCCCCACAG AGAATCAACATTGATAAGCTCTGA
- the LOC135334570 gene encoding uncharacterized protein LOC135334570 isoform X2 — protein sequence MASKDATKIEVIRDEIEGTNLGLGTSDLQLIYEALFEVRAKWRPIGLELRLTPGTLDAIEQGKINPSDRLEAVLLDWLRVTIGATWEQLIDALRSALVREIRLAEKLELKYCSPETGHGEKRKYRSDDEQQLTNDIKTIEKKFANLRRESLKKKKKKKKKIVKLVSLVALLTSYRTSRAVIHKQSDMLLAEQQEDLRKAASVDEIFVIISPFWSFLDFEILEDVINKFGTESDQRDLATYFTELRKFLNTWKVEPCKISRLNDNKKSVKFCFKLDTESLAIYRDLKAAIARILKVSVYAVHLHSIEDGSIQLIFFFLGIVQLSFHECDQIAQIIPSVLKVSSIHGSTNEVLFEREDQNPSPPHSQSLPVVPVVGTIVDRIVGSIIGAVAGGFNVGGSTGVASGDSGAIHSNIPPPQIRQESTGHEELEGKTIQERQQKKWYQRLFSWRTSQRAGEEDEPKTTPSPGETVEPSGQHTSVTEKDSESSPQGERWYQRLFARLSLRRSDRPAHSSSIAPPLYPRLSSSTEDLDIEGPFYPLRLRHRFSESSDSSDDIYPQIYDPPLPYPIPPQNVIDSCPQIDDSPQRINIDKL from the exons ATGGCCTCAAAAGATGCTACTAAGATTGAAGTGATCCGGGATGAGATAGAAG GAACGAACCTAGGTTTAGGTACAAGTGATTTACAGCTTATATATGAAGCATTGTTTGAAGTGAGGGCTAAGTGGCGGCCGATAGGTCTGGAGCTGCGGTTGACTCCAGGTACCCTGGATGCAATCGAACAGGGGAAAATCAATCCGTCTGATCGATTAGAGGCAGTCCTGCTTGATTGGCTACGGGTGACAATAGGAGCCACATGGGAACAACTGATTGATGCTCTACGGTCAGCTCTGGTTCGTGAAATACGATTAGCAGAGAAGTTGGAGCTGAAATACTGTTCTCCAG AAACTGGCCACGGGGAGAAAAGGAAGTATAGGAGCGATGATGAACAGCAACTGACAAATGATATCAAAACCATTGAGAAGAAGTTTGCTAACCTGCGCCGAGAATCtttgaagaagaagaagaagaagaagaaaaagatTGTTAAATTAGTGTCCCTGGTAGCCCTCCTCACATCGTATCGAACGTCCCGTGCTGTGATTCACAAACAGAGTGACATGCTGCTTGCTGAACAGCAGGAAGATCTCAGAAAGGCTGCTAGTGTTGATGAAATCTTTGTCATTATCTCTCCATTTTGGTCGTTCCTTGATTTTGAGATTCTAGAAGACGTGATTAATAAGTTTGGAACTGAAAGTGATCAACGTGATTTGGCTACGTATTTCACTGAGCTCAGAAAGTTTCTCAACACATGGAAAGTAGAGCCTTGCAAGATCAGCCGATTGAATGATAATAAAAAAagtgttaaattttgcttCAAGCTCGACACTGAATCTCTTGCAATTTATCGTGACCTAAAGGCTGCCATTGCTAGGATTCTTAAAGTGTCTGTCTATGCTGTACACTTGCATTCAATCGAGGATGGTTCCATTCAGCTTATTTTTTTCTTCCTAGGGATAGTACAATTATCATTTCACGAGTGTGATCAAATTGCACAAATAATTCCTTCTGTGCTAAAGGTGTCATCAATTCATGGATCAACAAATGAAGTCCTCTTTGAG AGAGAGGATCAGAATCCATCTCCTCCTCACAGCCAGTCACTACCCGTTGTCCCTGTAGTGGGTACAATTGTGGACAGAATTGTTGGTAGTATTATCGGTGCTGTGGCGGGTGGTTTTAATGTGGGCGGCAGTACAGGGGTTGCATCAGGTGATAGCGGAGCTATCCATAGCAACATACCACCACCTCAGATCAGACAAGAGTCTACTGGTcatgaagagttagagggaaaGACAATCCAAGAGCGCCAACAGAAAAAGTGGTATCAGCGATTATTTTCTTGGAGAACATCACAAAGAGCA GGTGAAGAGGATGAACCCAAGACTACACCATCACCAGGGGAAACGGTTGAGCCCTCAGGGCAACATACAAGTGTAACTGAGAAGGACAGTGAGTCATCACCACAGGGGGAAAGGTGGTACCAAAGATTGTTTGCAAGGCTTTCATTAAGAAGATCAGATAGGCCG GCACATTCAAGTTCAATTGCTCCCCCTCTTTACCCAAGGCTGTCATCATCAACAGAG GACCTTGATATTGAAGGACCTTTCTACCCTCTCAGGCTTCGGCACAGATTTTCAGAG AGCAGTGATAGCTCTGACGATATCTACCCACAGATTTATGATCCCCCTCTTCCTTACCCAATACCACCACAG AACGTAATTGATAGCTGCCCACAGATTGATGATTCCCCACAG AGAATCAACATTGATAAGCTCTGA
- the LOC135334570 gene encoding uncharacterized protein LOC135334570 isoform X1 produces the protein MASKDATKIEVIRDEIEGTNLGLGTSDLQLIYEALFEVRAKWRPIGLELRLTPGTLDAIEQGKINPSDRLEAVLLDWLRVTIGATWEQLIDALRSALVREIRLAEKLELKYCSPETGHGEKRKYRSDDEQQLTNDIKTIEKKFANLRRESLKKKKKKKKKIVKLVSLVALLTSYRTSRAVIHKQSDMLLAEQQEDLRKAASVDEIFVIISPFWSFLDFEILEDVINKFGTESDQRDLATYFTELRKFLNTWKVEPCKISRLNDNKKSVKFCFKLDTESLAIYRDLKAAIARILKVSVYAVHLHSIEDGSIQLIFFFLGIVQLSFHECDQIAQIIPSVLKVSSIHGSTNEVLFEREDQNPSPPHSQSLPVVPVVGTIVDRIVGSIIGAVAGGFNVGGSTGVASGDSGAIHSNIPPPQIRQESTGHEELEGKTIQERQQKKWYQRLFSWRTSQRAGEEDEPKTTPSPGETVEPSGQHTSVTEKDSESSPQGERWYQRLFARLSLRRSDRPTPSLLSLPSSPLEAHSSSIAPPLYPRLSSSTEDLDIEGPFYPLRLRHRFSESSDSSDDIYPQIYDPPLPYPIPPQNVIDSCPQIDDSPQRINIDKL, from the exons ATGGCCTCAAAAGATGCTACTAAGATTGAAGTGATCCGGGATGAGATAGAAG GAACGAACCTAGGTTTAGGTACAAGTGATTTACAGCTTATATATGAAGCATTGTTTGAAGTGAGGGCTAAGTGGCGGCCGATAGGTCTGGAGCTGCGGTTGACTCCAGGTACCCTGGATGCAATCGAACAGGGGAAAATCAATCCGTCTGATCGATTAGAGGCAGTCCTGCTTGATTGGCTACGGGTGACAATAGGAGCCACATGGGAACAACTGATTGATGCTCTACGGTCAGCTCTGGTTCGTGAAATACGATTAGCAGAGAAGTTGGAGCTGAAATACTGTTCTCCAG AAACTGGCCACGGGGAGAAAAGGAAGTATAGGAGCGATGATGAACAGCAACTGACAAATGATATCAAAACCATTGAGAAGAAGTTTGCTAACCTGCGCCGAGAATCtttgaagaagaagaagaagaagaagaaaaagatTGTTAAATTAGTGTCCCTGGTAGCCCTCCTCACATCGTATCGAACGTCCCGTGCTGTGATTCACAAACAGAGTGACATGCTGCTTGCTGAACAGCAGGAAGATCTCAGAAAGGCTGCTAGTGTTGATGAAATCTTTGTCATTATCTCTCCATTTTGGTCGTTCCTTGATTTTGAGATTCTAGAAGACGTGATTAATAAGTTTGGAACTGAAAGTGATCAACGTGATTTGGCTACGTATTTCACTGAGCTCAGAAAGTTTCTCAACACATGGAAAGTAGAGCCTTGCAAGATCAGCCGATTGAATGATAATAAAAAAagtgttaaattttgcttCAAGCTCGACACTGAATCTCTTGCAATTTATCGTGACCTAAAGGCTGCCATTGCTAGGATTCTTAAAGTGTCTGTCTATGCTGTACACTTGCATTCAATCGAGGATGGTTCCATTCAGCTTATTTTTTTCTTCCTAGGGATAGTACAATTATCATTTCACGAGTGTGATCAAATTGCACAAATAATTCCTTCTGTGCTAAAGGTGTCATCAATTCATGGATCAACAAATGAAGTCCTCTTTGAG AGAGAGGATCAGAATCCATCTCCTCCTCACAGCCAGTCACTACCCGTTGTCCCTGTAGTGGGTACAATTGTGGACAGAATTGTTGGTAGTATTATCGGTGCTGTGGCGGGTGGTTTTAATGTGGGCGGCAGTACAGGGGTTGCATCAGGTGATAGCGGAGCTATCCATAGCAACATACCACCACCTCAGATCAGACAAGAGTCTACTGGTcatgaagagttagagggaaaGACAATCCAAGAGCGCCAACAGAAAAAGTGGTATCAGCGATTATTTTCTTGGAGAACATCACAAAGAGCA GGTGAAGAGGATGAACCCAAGACTACACCATCACCAGGGGAAACGGTTGAGCCCTCAGGGCAACATACAAGTGTAACTGAGAAGGACAGTGAGTCATCACCACAGGGGGAAAGGTGGTACCAAAGATTGTTTGCAAGGCTTTCATTAAGAAGATCAGATAGGCCG ACACCATCACTATTAAGTCTACCATCATCACCATTGGAGGCACATTCAAGTTCAATTGCTCCCCCTCTTTACCCAAGGCTGTCATCATCAACAGAG GACCTTGATATTGAAGGACCTTTCTACCCTCTCAGGCTTCGGCACAGATTTTCAGAG AGCAGTGATAGCTCTGACGATATCTACCCACAGATTTATGATCCCCCTCTTCCTTACCCAATACCACCACAG AACGTAATTGATAGCTGCCCACAGATTGATGATTCCCCACAG AGAATCAACATTGATAAGCTCTGA
- the LOC135334565 gene encoding uncharacterized protein LOC135334565, which yields MTFLWMCWGRSIKGKSQLPQGKGRSCLFTNQEIHMASSSRGDPEIQKQKGTTLGLDTEDLDTLCEELFEVRAKWRTIGLKLRLTPGTLDAIEQGKINPSDRLEAVLLHWLRVTRGASWKQVIDALRSAQVGEIQLAEKLELKYCPPETGRREKRKYRSDDEQQLTNDIKTIEKKFANLQTATRESLKKSETVDLLSLVALLTSYRSSRAVIDKESNMLLADQQGDLRRAASVDEIFIIISPFLSFLDFEILEDVIAAHGADSDRHNLATYFTELKDFLNTWKVVKPCKISRLDDGKTRMKLCFKLDTDSLSIYRDLKAAIARILKVPVYALHLHSIEDGSIQLIFFFLGIVQLSFHQCDQIAQIIPSVLKVSLIHGSTSEIIFEREDQNPSPPHRGVSVAGTTVQSKIVVGAGGFNVEELGGKTIQESHDKKWYQRLFSWRTSQRAGEEAESKTTPSPGETVEPTVTSVTEESSESPTRGKRWYQRFFPRHSSRRYSQERMGEEDESKTTPSPGRTFDPIVKSVTEEGEEDESKTTPSPGRTFDSTVTSVTEESSESPHDHEEVKLVRYHEPILPRLGRLPTILLPTLPPTLPPTIPLPKILRRHTKSLPIISQSLDIDFEVPETVHCSPDSSYSGHSEGEEDEPKTTPSPGETVEPTVKREMIDLPLYHPSYPRRLPLSTQSLRPRLSSSHWSLPRRNSPTFSSQIIPMGEEDEPKTTPSPGETVDSTVTSVTEESSESSTQGGTKEREYQYPSPTHIKSKSFPPVMTRQEYRKRKGSQRASRRAIYDEPRRFFSVLPQPRSCIDSSDDIEIHSALK from the exons ATGACATTTTTGTGGATGTGTTGGGGGCGCAGCATTAAGGGAAAGTCACAGCTTCCCCAAGGCAAGGGGCGTTCCTGTCTCTTTACAAACCAAGAGATCCATATGGCTTCTAGTTCTAGAGGTGATCCTGAGATTCAGAAACAGAAAG GAACAACCCTAGGCTTAGACACAGAGGATTTGGATACTCTATGTGAAGAATTGTTTGAAGTAAGGGCTAAGTGGCGGACTATAGGTCTGAAGCTGAGGTTGACTCCTGGTACCCTGGATGCAATCGAACAGGGGAAAATCAATCCATCTGATCGATTAGAGGCAGTCCTGCTCCATTGGCTACGGGTGACAAGAGGAGCCTCATGGAAACAAGTGATTGATGCTCTACGGTCAGCTCAGGTTGGTGAAATACAGTTAGCAGAGAAGTTGGAGCTGAAATACTGTCCTCCAG AAACTGGCCGCAGGGAGAAAAGGAAATATAGAAGCGATGATGAACAGCAACTGACAAATGATATCAAAACCATTGAGAAGAAGTTTGCTAACCTGCAAACAGCAACGAGAGAATCTTTGAAGAAGAGTGAGACTGTTGACTTGCTTTCCCTGGTAGCCCTCCTCACATCGTATCGATCGTCCCGTGCTGTGATTGATAAGGAGAGTAACATGCTGCTCGCTGACCAGCAGGGTGATCTCAGAAGGGCTGCTAGTGTTGACGAAATCTTCATCATTATCTCTCCATTTTTGTCATTCCTTGATTTTGAGATTCTAGAAGACGTGATTGCAGCTCATGGAGCTGACAGCGATCGACATAATTTGGCTACGTATTTCACTGAGCTCAAAGATTTTCTCAACACATGGAAAGTAGTGAAGCCTTGCAAGATCAGCCGATTGGATGATGGTAAAACTCGAATGAAACTTTGCTTCAAGCTTGACACTGATTCTCTTTCAATTTATCGTGACCTAAAGGCTGCTATTGCTAGGATTCTTAAAGTACCTGTCTACGCTTTACACTTGCATTCAATCGAGGATGGTTCCATTCAGCTTATTTTTTTCTTCCTAGGGATAGTACAATTATCATTTCACCAGTGTGATCAAATTGCACAAATAATTCCTTCTGTGCTAAAGGTGTCATTAATTCATGGATCAACAAGTGAAATCATCTTTGAG AGAGAGGATCAGAATCCATCTCCTCCTCATCGCGGTGTCTCTGTAGCGGGTACAACTGTTCAGAGCAAAATTGTTGTCGGTGCGGGTGGTTTTAATGTGGAAGAGTTAGGGGGAAAGACAATCCAAGAAAGCCACGACAAAAAGTGGTATCAGCGATTATTTTCTTGGAGAACATCACAAAGAGCA GGAGAAGAGGCTGAATCCAAGACTACACCATCACCAGGGGAAACAGTTGAGCCCACAGTGACAAGTGTAACAGAGGAGAGTAGTGAGTCACCTACACGGGGGAAAAGGTGGTACCAACGATTCTTTCCAAGGCATTCATCAAGAAGATATAGTCAGGAACGGATG GGAGAGGAGGATGAATCCAAGACTACACCATCACCAGGGAGAACGTTTGATCCCATAGTGAAAAGTGTAACTGAGGAG gGAGAGGAGGATGAATCCAAGACTACACCATCACCAGGGAGAACGTTTGATTCCACAGTGACAAGTGTAACAGAGGAGAGTAGTGAGTCACCTCATGATCATGAGGAG GTGAAGCTTGTTCGATATCATGAGCCAATACTACCACGTCTTGGACGGCTACCTACAATACTACTACCTACACTACCACCTACACTACCACCTACAATACCACTACCTAAAATACTACGACGACATACAAAATCACTACCTATAATATCACAG AGCCTTGATATTGATTTTGAAGTGCCTGAAACTGTGCACTGCTCTCCTGACAGCTCATATTCAGGACATTCAGAG GGAGAAGAGGATGAACCCAAGACTACACCATCACCAGGGGAAACAGTTGAGCCCACAGTGAAAAGGGAG ATGATTGATCTCCCTCTTTATCATCCTTCTTACCCAAGGCGGCTGCCATTATCAACACAG AGTTTGCGGCCTCGACTGAGTTCGTCTCATTGGAGTTTGCCTCGACGGAATTCACCGACCTTTTCATCACAGATAATACCAATG GGAGAGGAGGATGAACCCAAGACTACACCATCACCAGGGGAAACAGTTGACTCCACAGTGACAAGTGTAACTGAGGAGAGTAGTGAGTCATCTACACAAGGTGGTACGAAAGAG AGAGAGTATCAGTATCCATCTCCTACTCACATCAAGTCAAAGTCATTTCCACCAGTTATGACCAGACAAGAGTAtagaaaaagaaagggaagtCAGAGAGCGTCACGCAGAGCA
- the LOC135335219 gene encoding serine/arginine-rich splicing factor 11-like encodes MSTTLIQVTNVSPSAGLQQMRELFSYFGDIEELRLFPEEEFAALSVLSKVCFINFMEEDSAAACLHLSNTVLIDRALIIARSRHAEIPDGSAAMFLAAPAIALANSASKPMGHTAPLLPTPPSMGAPATTGPASMAMGAALNPAAVTIPAHCPLVSMMGTVVPQPPPLTGNVDPTKIEEI; translated from the exons ATGTCTACTACTCTGATCCAAGTGACCAATGTGTCACCCTCTGCTGGCCTCCAACAAATGAGGGAGCTTTTCAGTTACTTTGGAGATATTGAGGAACTGAGGCTCTTTCCTGAGGA GGAGTTTGCTGCTCTGAGTGTCCTCTCCAAGGTGTGCTTCATCAACTTCATGGAGGAAGACAGTGCAGCTGCTTGTCTCCACCTTAGCAACACTGTGCTCATAGACAGAGCTCTCATCATAGCACGATCAAGACATG CTGAGATTCCTGATGGTTCAGCTGCCATGTTCCTGGCAGCCCCGGCCATTGCCCTGGCCAACAGCGCTAGCAAACCAATGGGTCACACTGCACCTCTCCTCCCGACACCTCCCTCTATGGGGGCACCAGCAACCACTGGACCAGCCTCCATGGCTATGGGAGCTGCTCTCAACCCTGCAGCTGTAA CTATCCCAGCTCATTGCCCCCTCGTATCCATGATGGGCACGGTGGTCCCCCAACCTCCCCCTCTCACTGGTAACGTAGACCCCACCAAGATCGAGGAGATATGA